The following are encoded together in the Panthera leo isolate Ple1 chromosome B4, P.leo_Ple1_pat1.1, whole genome shotgun sequence genome:
- the LOC122223633 gene encoding olfactory receptor 6C2-like, producing MTRNQTITTFILLVLTDDPQLQIPIFMFLFLTYMLSITGNLTIIFLTLLDSHLKTPMYFFLQNFALLEISFTSACIPRYLYNIATGDRSITYNICVTQVFFIDAFGVTEFYLLAIMSYDRYVAICKPLHYVTIINNKVCRTFVLCCWTAGVLIILAPLIMIVNLEFCDSNVIDYFFCDSYPILKISCSDTWLLEQMVITCAVLAFITTLLCVVLSYICIIKTILQFPSAQQRKRAFSTCSSHMIVVSITYGSCIFIYVKPSAKESVAINKSVTVLMTSIAPMLNPFIYTLRNKQVRQAFSDSFKRIALPSKK from the coding sequence ATGACGAGAAACCAGACAATAACAACCTTCATTCTCCTCGTACTGACAGATGATCCTCAACTTCAGATTccaatttttatgtttctatttctcaCTTACATGTTAAGTATAACTGGGAATCTGACCATTATATTCCTCACTTTGCTCGACTCCCACCTTAAAAcacccatgtactttttcctacAGAATTTTGCCTTATTAGAAATTTCATTTACATCTGCTTGTATTCCTAGATATTTATACAACATAGCAACAGGTGATAGATCAATAACTTACAATATTTGTGTCACTCAAGTGTTTTTTATTGATGCATTTGGGGTAACAGAATTTTATCTTTTGGCCATCATGTCTTATgatcgctatgtggccatctgcaaaccccTGCATTATGTAACCATCATCAACAACAAAGTTTGCAGAACGTTTGTCCTCTGCTGCTGGACAGCTGGTGTGTTGATCATACTCGCACCACTTATCATGATAGTAAATCTAGAATTCTGTGACTCAAATGTCATTGATTATTTCTTCTGTGATTCATATCCTATATTGAAGATATCATGCTCAGACACCTGGCTTTTAGAGCAGATGGTGATAACCTGTGCTGTACTGGCCTTCATCACAACCCTTCTGTGTGTTGTTCTGTCCTATATCTGCATTATCAAGACTATTCTACAATTCCCCTCTGCCCAGCAAAGAAAAAGGGCCTTTTCTACCTGTTCTTCTCACATGATTGTTGTTTCCATTACATATGGAAGCTGTATTTTCATCTATGTTAAACCTTCAGCAAAGGAATCAGTGGCTATTAATAAGAGTGTGACAGTGCTAATGACATCCATAGCTCCCATGTTGAACCCATTCATTTACACTCTGAGAAACAAACAAGTGAGACAAGCTTTCAGTGACTCATTCAAAAGAATTGCATTACCCTCAAAGAAGTAA